One Helianthus annuus cultivar XRQ/B chromosome 7, HanXRQr2.0-SUNRISE, whole genome shotgun sequence genomic region harbors:
- the LOC110871032 gene encoding F-box/FBD/LRR-repeat protein At1g13570-like, whose product MGYPKVDVISKLPSGIIEAILCLLPIQEAARTSILSKEWRYHWTKIPKLVFIENRFQEWTDGPVPSAVEQYLNKPSKRKDMAKRCKLFYAIYQVLLMHEGPIHEFTLDMEVDGSCVEIDHLLHHLSKKNTLKILKLDLDAGIDEGHMLPISLFSLQHLTSLYLHGCALYQERSFNEFGCLTTLHLGSVWTYVKTLLRLLSSCPLLKRLTLDCECSVIFRSGDTTIVDLFKCLPLIEYLNVVLFIVECFAPKRLPKELPTALVHLKYLCVDSLCFMHIYALPFLALLIRSSPNLEKLKLVMYNGDWLDEDDLGSFTLDDYSDIMLEHLKEFEIRNFSDAENELDFVRLILAKSPVLKKVTVSPYYNFDKDEEPQISEILFCSPCASPMVEIIVRR is encoded by the exons ATGGGGTATCCTAAGGTGGATGTAATCAGCAAGCTTCCTTCAGGCATAATAGAAGCCATCTTATGTCTACTACCGATTcaagaggcagcaaggacaagTATCCTCTCTAAGGAATGGAGATACCATTGGACCAAAATCCCTAAACTTGTGTTTATTGAGAATCGGTTTCAAGAATGGACTGATGGGCCTGTGCCGTCTGCTGTGGAGCAATATCTTAACAAACCAAGTAAAAGGAAAGATATGGCCAAGAGGTGTAAACTTTTCTATGCTATATACCAAGTTCTGCTTATGCACGAGGGTCCAATACATGAGTTCACCCTTGATATGGAAGTAGACGGCTCGTGTGTTGAGATTGACCATTTATTACATCATTTGTCGAAGAAAAATACTCTCAAGATATTAAAACTTGACCTTGATGCGGGAATTGACGAGGGGCACATGTTACCCATTTCTCTCTTCTCTTTACAGCATTTAACAAGTTTGTATCTCCATGGTTGTGCTCTTTACCAAGAACGTTCATTCAATGAATTCGGTTGCCTTACAACCTTACATTTGGGAAGTGTATGGACATATGTGAAAACGCTTCTACGTCTTTTATCCAGCTGTCCATTACTTAAGAGATTGACTCTT GATTGTGAGTGTTCGGTCATCTTTAGGAGTGGAGATACCACCATTGTTGATCTATTTAAGTGTTTACCATTGATTGAGTATCTTAATGTTGTGCTTTTCATCGTTGAG TGTTTTGCTCCAAAGAGACTTCCGAAAGAGCTCCCAACAGCATTAGTCCACTTGAAATACTTGTGTGTGGATAGTTTATGCTTTATGCACATATATGCGTTACCTTTTCTTGCTCTTCTGATTAGAAGCTCCCCAAATCTAGAGAAACTTAAGCTAGTG ATGTATAACGGAGACTGGCTTGACGAAGATGATTTGGGCTCTTTTACACTTGATGATTATTCAGATATTATGTTGGAGCATTTGAAAGAATTTGAGATTCGAAATTTTAGCGACGCAGAGAATGAGTTGGATTTTGTGAGGCTTATATTAGCCAAGTCACCTGTGCTAAAGAAGGTGACGGTATCCCCGTATTATAATTTTGATAAAGATGAAGAACCACAGATTTCCGAAATTCTTTTTTGCTCTCCGTGCGCATCACCTATGGTAGAAATCATCGTCAGACGTTGA